Proteins encoded within one genomic window of Oryza brachyantha chromosome 7, ObraRS2, whole genome shotgun sequence:
- the LOC102711002 gene encoding probable amino-acid acetyltransferase NAGS2, chloroplastic isoform X2, whose amino-acid sequence MASSSSVASTRFAAEGVLSARAARGGAEPARGLRLTPVRGRRRGIRCCAVGNPGAGGGVGGAGGGAAAREEFVGFFREAWPYIRGHRGSTFVVVISSEVVSGPHFDGILQDISLLHGLGIQFVLVPGTHVQIDKLLSERGRMPRYVGQYRVTDSDSLEAAMEAAGRIRLTIEAKLSPGPPMLNLRRHGVIGRWHGLVDNVASGNFLGAKRRGVVSGIDYGFTGEVKKIDVSRIKERLDSDSIVVVSNMGYSSSGEVLNCNTYEVATACALAIEADKLICIVDGQIFDEHGRVIHFMSLEEADMLIRKRAKQSDIAANYVKVVDEEGISHLHEDDKPSLNGSSPLGAFAASFHNGLGFNNGNGIYSGEQGFAIGGEERLSRSNDYLSELAAAAFVCHGGVQRVHIIDGTVDGSLLLELFTRDGTGTMIARDVYEGTRIAREEDLLGIRKILRPLEESGVLVKRTDKELLEALEAFYVVERDGSIIACAALFPFPEDKSGEVAAIAVSEECRGRGQGDKLLDYIEKAAMSLGLEKLFLLTTRTADWFVRRGFSECSIESIPEQRRKHINLSRGSKYYIKQLQPKHASVTPNNIIAR is encoded by the exons AtggcgtcctcgtcgtcggtcgCCTCCACGCGCTTCGCCGCCGAAGGAGTACTGTCGGCGAGGGCAGCTCGGGGCGGCGCTGAGCCGGCCCGGGGCCTGCGGCTGACTCCGgtgcgcgggcggcggcgtgggatCCGGTGCTGCGCGGTCGGGAATCCCGGCGCCGGAGGTGGAGTTGGAGGTGCCGGTGGCGGTGCGGCCGCGCGGGAGGAGTTCGTCGGGTTTTTCAGGGAGGCGTGGCCGTACATCCGGGGCCACAGGGGGAGCACCTTCGTGGTCGTCATCTCCAGCGAGGTCGTGTCAGGGCCACACTTCGACGGCATTCTGCAG GATATTTCACTTCTTCATGGTTTGGGGATCCAATTTGTTCTTGTTCCAGGAACACATGTCCAAATTGATAAGCTCTTATCGGAAAGAG GGAGGATGCCTAGGTATGTTGGTCAGTACCGAGTTACTGATTCTGATTCACTGGAGGCTGCAATGGAGGCAGCTGGAAGGATTCGGTTAACAATTGAGGCGAAGCTTTCTCCTGGTCCTCCAATGTTGAATCTTCGTAGGCATGGTGTTATTGGGCGTTGGCATGGTCTCGTGGACAATGTTGCAAGTGGCAACTTCCTTGGTGCTAAG AGAAGAGGAGTAGTTAGTGGTATTGATTATGGGTTCACTGGCGAAGTTAAGAAAATAGATGTTTCACGGATAAAAGAAAGGCTTGATAGTGACAGCATAGTTGTTGTGAGCAATATGGGGTACTCGAGCTCAGGAGAAGTGCTAAACTGCAA CACTTATGAAGTAGCTACTGCGTGTGCTTTAGCCATTGAGGCGGATAAGCTCATCTGCATTGTAGATGGCCAAATATTTGATGAGCATGGACGTGTCATTCATTTCATGTCTCTTGAGGAAGCAGATATGTTGATCAGAAAGCGTGCTAAGCAAAGTGATATTGCTGCAAATTATGTCAAGGTTGTGGATGAGGAAGGTATCAGTCATTTGCATGAGGATGACAAACCATCTTTGAATGGAAGCAGTCCTCTTGGAGCATTTGCTGCTTCTTTCCACAATGGCTTGGGATTCAACAATGGAAATGGTATTTATTCTGGCGAGCAAGGATTTGCTATTGGTGGTGAAGAGCGGTTAAGCAGATCAAATGACTATCTTTCTGAgttggcagcagcagcgtttGTATGCCAT GGTGGCGTTCAAAGAGTTCATATCATAGATGGAACGGTTGATGGATCACTGCTATTAGAATTGTTTACAAGAGATGGTACAGGAACAATGATAGCTAG GGATGTATATGAAGGAACAAGGATAGCTAGAGAGGAGGACCTTCTTGGGATAAGAAAAATTCTTCGACCACTGGAAGAATCTGGTGTTTTGGTGAAGAGAACAGATAAAGAG CTTCTTGAAGCACTGGAGGCATTTTATGTTGTTGAAAGGGATGGTTCAATCATTGCATGTGCTGCTCTGTTCCCATTTCCTGAAGATAAATCTGGAGAAGTTGCTGCGATTGCTGTATCTGAAGAATGCCGAGGAAGGGGTCAGGGGGACAAGTTGCTTG ATTATATTGAGAAGGCAGCAATGTCCCTTGGCCTGGAGAAATTATTCTTGCTCACGACACGGACAGCTGATTG GTTTGTGCGGCGTGGCTTCTCGGAGTGTTCGATTGAATCCATTCCTGAGCAGAGGAGAAAACACATCAATTTATCACGAGGATCGAAGTATTATATAAAGCAGCTTCAGCCAAAGCATGCGAGTGTTACTCCCAACAATATTATTGCTAGATGA
- the LOC102711002 gene encoding probable amino-acid acetyltransferase NAGS2, chloroplastic isoform X1 codes for MASSSSVASTRFAAEGVLSARAARGGAEPARGLRLTPVRGRRRGIRCCAVGNPGAGGGVGGAGGGAAAREEFVGFFREAWPYIRGHRGSTFVVVISSEVVSGPHFDGILQDISLLHGLGIQFVLVPGTHVQIDKLLSERGQCKPSLTGRMPRYVGQYRVTDSDSLEAAMEAAGRIRLTIEAKLSPGPPMLNLRRHGVIGRWHGLVDNVASGNFLGAKRRGVVSGIDYGFTGEVKKIDVSRIKERLDSDSIVVVSNMGYSSSGEVLNCNTYEVATACALAIEADKLICIVDGQIFDEHGRVIHFMSLEEADMLIRKRAKQSDIAANYVKVVDEEGISHLHEDDKPSLNGSSPLGAFAASFHNGLGFNNGNGIYSGEQGFAIGGEERLSRSNDYLSELAAAAFVCHGGVQRVHIIDGTVDGSLLLELFTRDGTGTMIARDVYEGTRIAREEDLLGIRKILRPLEESGVLVKRTDKELLEALEAFYVVERDGSIIACAALFPFPEDKSGEVAAIAVSEECRGRGQGDKLLDYIEKAAMSLGLEKLFLLTTRTADWFVRRGFSECSIESIPEQRRKHINLSRGSKYYIKQLQPKHASVTPNNIIAR; via the exons AtggcgtcctcgtcgtcggtcgCCTCCACGCGCTTCGCCGCCGAAGGAGTACTGTCGGCGAGGGCAGCTCGGGGCGGCGCTGAGCCGGCCCGGGGCCTGCGGCTGACTCCGgtgcgcgggcggcggcgtgggatCCGGTGCTGCGCGGTCGGGAATCCCGGCGCCGGAGGTGGAGTTGGAGGTGCCGGTGGCGGTGCGGCCGCGCGGGAGGAGTTCGTCGGGTTTTTCAGGGAGGCGTGGCCGTACATCCGGGGCCACAGGGGGAGCACCTTCGTGGTCGTCATCTCCAGCGAGGTCGTGTCAGGGCCACACTTCGACGGCATTCTGCAG GATATTTCACTTCTTCATGGTTTGGGGATCCAATTTGTTCTTGTTCCAGGAACACATGTCCAAATTGATAAGCTCTTATCGGAAAGAGGTCAGTGCAAACCATCCTTGACAG GGAGGATGCCTAGGTATGTTGGTCAGTACCGAGTTACTGATTCTGATTCACTGGAGGCTGCAATGGAGGCAGCTGGAAGGATTCGGTTAACAATTGAGGCGAAGCTTTCTCCTGGTCCTCCAATGTTGAATCTTCGTAGGCATGGTGTTATTGGGCGTTGGCATGGTCTCGTGGACAATGTTGCAAGTGGCAACTTCCTTGGTGCTAAG AGAAGAGGAGTAGTTAGTGGTATTGATTATGGGTTCACTGGCGAAGTTAAGAAAATAGATGTTTCACGGATAAAAGAAAGGCTTGATAGTGACAGCATAGTTGTTGTGAGCAATATGGGGTACTCGAGCTCAGGAGAAGTGCTAAACTGCAA CACTTATGAAGTAGCTACTGCGTGTGCTTTAGCCATTGAGGCGGATAAGCTCATCTGCATTGTAGATGGCCAAATATTTGATGAGCATGGACGTGTCATTCATTTCATGTCTCTTGAGGAAGCAGATATGTTGATCAGAAAGCGTGCTAAGCAAAGTGATATTGCTGCAAATTATGTCAAGGTTGTGGATGAGGAAGGTATCAGTCATTTGCATGAGGATGACAAACCATCTTTGAATGGAAGCAGTCCTCTTGGAGCATTTGCTGCTTCTTTCCACAATGGCTTGGGATTCAACAATGGAAATGGTATTTATTCTGGCGAGCAAGGATTTGCTATTGGTGGTGAAGAGCGGTTAAGCAGATCAAATGACTATCTTTCTGAgttggcagcagcagcgtttGTATGCCAT GGTGGCGTTCAAAGAGTTCATATCATAGATGGAACGGTTGATGGATCACTGCTATTAGAATTGTTTACAAGAGATGGTACAGGAACAATGATAGCTAG GGATGTATATGAAGGAACAAGGATAGCTAGAGAGGAGGACCTTCTTGGGATAAGAAAAATTCTTCGACCACTGGAAGAATCTGGTGTTTTGGTGAAGAGAACAGATAAAGAG CTTCTTGAAGCACTGGAGGCATTTTATGTTGTTGAAAGGGATGGTTCAATCATTGCATGTGCTGCTCTGTTCCCATTTCCTGAAGATAAATCTGGAGAAGTTGCTGCGATTGCTGTATCTGAAGAATGCCGAGGAAGGGGTCAGGGGGACAAGTTGCTTG ATTATATTGAGAAGGCAGCAATGTCCCTTGGCCTGGAGAAATTATTCTTGCTCACGACACGGACAGCTGATTG GTTTGTGCGGCGTGGCTTCTCGGAGTGTTCGATTGAATCCATTCCTGAGCAGAGGAGAAAACACATCAATTTATCACGAGGATCGAAGTATTATATAAAGCAGCTTCAGCCAAAGCATGCGAGTGTTACTCCCAACAATATTATTGCTAGATGA